The following coding sequences lie in one Corynebacterium anserum genomic window:
- a CDS encoding cytochrome c produces MDTTSTNATSEGVTTSAPRNAGALRRRRKMRKAFAGALAMVVALTGAGFIANALTPNAQTAVAQQDETALVDQGKQIYEVACITCHGANLQGVKDRGPSLVGVGEGAVYFQVHSGRMPMLRNEAQAARKEPRYSEQQTLALAAYVNANGGGPGIVRDEDGNIAMESLRGANNKDGKIDPADVARGSDLFRLNCASCHNFTGRGGALSGGKYAPVLDPANEQEIYQAMLTGPQNMPKFSDRQLSADEKKDIIAFIKSSKETPNPGGFGLGGIGPVTEGMFMWFVGIIVVMIFAMWIGSRQ; encoded by the coding sequence ATGGATACCACTTCCACAAACGCGACGAGCGAAGGTGTGACGACCTCCGCTCCGCGTAATGCAGGCGCGCTCCGTCGCCGCCGCAAGATGCGTAAAGCCTTTGCCGGTGCTTTGGCAATGGTCGTCGCTTTAACGGGCGCTGGCTTCATTGCCAACGCACTGACCCCCAATGCACAGACTGCTGTTGCCCAGCAGGATGAGACAGCCCTGGTGGATCAGGGTAAGCAGATTTACGAAGTTGCTTGTATTACCTGCCACGGTGCAAACCTTCAAGGTGTGAAGGATCGCGGTCCTTCACTCGTTGGCGTAGGTGAAGGTGCCGTGTACTTCCAGGTACATTCTGGCCGCATGCCGATGCTGCGTAACGAAGCTCAGGCTGCACGTAAAGAGCCTCGCTACTCCGAGCAGCAGACCTTGGCACTTGCCGCTTATGTCAACGCTAACGGTGGCGGACCGGGAATTGTGAGGGATGAAGACGGCAACATTGCTATGGAGTCCCTTCGCGGTGCAAACAACAAGGACGGCAAGATCGATCCTGCCGATGTGGCTCGCGGTTCTGATCTATTCCGATTGAACTGCGCGTCCTGCCACAACTTCACCGGACGGGGCGGCGCCCTCTCCGGCGGTAAGTATGCGCCGGTGCTGGATCCTGCGAATGAGCAGGAGATTTACCAGGCAATGCTGACCGGACCGCAGAACATGCCTAAGTTCTCCGACCGTCAGCTGTCCGCGGACGAGAAGAAGGACATCATTGCCTTCATCAAGTCCTCTAAGGAGACCCCGAACCCAGGTGGCTTCGGTTTGGGCGGAATTGGCCCAGTTACTGAAGGTATGTTCATGTGGTTCGTCGGCATCATCGTGGTGATGATCTTCGCAATGTGGATTGGAAGCCGACAGTGA
- a CDS encoding cytochrome c oxidase subunit 3, with amino-acid sequence MTSAVENPGMAAPQRVATLNRPNMVSVGTIVFLSQELMFFAGLFAMYFVSKANSGGDWPPHPTHLNVPWAALITVILVSSSFTAQWGVFAAERGDVFALRRWYALSAALGAVFLVGQGYEYFELVKHGTTIGGSVYGSVFFITTGFHAAHVLAGVLAFVVVLIRTFKSKFTPAQATAAVVVSYYWHFVDVVWIGLWITIYFIQ; translated from the coding sequence GTGACGAGCGCAGTTGAAAACCCAGGTATGGCAGCACCACAACGTGTTGCAACGCTGAACCGGCCAAACATGGTCAGCGTTGGCACGATTGTGTTCCTGTCTCAAGAATTGATGTTTTTTGCTGGCCTGTTCGCGATGTACTTCGTGTCCAAGGCCAACTCCGGTGGCGATTGGCCACCGCACCCGACCCACCTCAATGTGCCGTGGGCGGCGTTGATCACCGTCATTTTGGTGTCTTCGTCTTTCACTGCACAGTGGGGTGTTTTCGCGGCTGAGCGAGGTGATGTGTTTGCACTCCGCAGGTGGTACGCGCTATCTGCGGCGCTGGGCGCAGTCTTCCTCGTGGGCCAAGGGTACGAGTACTTTGAGCTGGTGAAGCACGGTACCACCATCGGAGGATCCGTCTACGGCTCCGTATTCTTCATCACCACCGGTTTCCACGCCGCCCACGTTTTGGCCGGTGTGCTTGCCTTCGTTGTGGTGTTGATTCGAACCTTCAAGTCGAAGTTCACCCCGGCACAGGCCACCGCGGCCGTCGTTGTGTCCTACTACTGGCACTTCGTCGACGTTGTGTGGATCGGTCTGTGGATCACCATTTACTTCATCCAGTAG
- a CDS encoding C40 family peptidase, with protein MGKHNLHKSSIKRNAAVAAAVGVGATILSPAAAQAAPVAIPNTNYSVDVPSGLADQVKSYIGENGNVAPSQAKVSQSESSPVSQLTKPAAPKSSKGQQIADFALSKIGSPYVWGAAGPNSFDCSGLTSWAHSQAGISIPRTSSAQASSGTPVSLNNLEPGDVVSYYGGASHVAIYIGDGKVVHAINSGTSVKVTDMNYMPIHNAVRFH; from the coding sequence ATGGGTAAGCACAACCTGCACAAGAGCTCCATCAAGCGCAACGCTGCCGTCGCTGCGGCTGTTGGTGTTGGCGCAACCATCCTGAGCCCAGCCGCTGCCCAGGCTGCTCCGGTCGCTATCCCAAACACTAACTACTCTGTGGATGTTCCTTCGGGGCTCGCGGATCAGGTTAAGTCTTACATTGGAGAGAACGGCAATGTTGCTCCTTCCCAGGCTAAGGTTTCCCAGTCTGAGTCTTCTCCAGTTTCTCAGCTGACCAAGCCTGCTGCTCCAAAGTCTTCCAAGGGTCAACAGATCGCAGACTTCGCTTTATCTAAGATCGGTTCTCCATACGTGTGGGGAGCAGCTGGCCCTAACTCTTTCGATTGCTCCGGACTGACCTCTTGGGCACACTCTCAGGCCGGCATCTCCATTCCACGTACCTCGTCTGCTCAGGCTTCTTCAGGTACTCCAGTGTCCCTGAATAACTTGGAGCCAGGCGATGTAGTGTCCTACTACGGTGGCGCTTCTCACGTTGCTATCTACATCGGTGACGGCAAAGTTGTTCACGCTATCAACTCCGGTACTTCGGTAAAGGTTACCGACATGAACTACATGCCAATCCACAACGCGGTTCGTTTTCACTAA
- a CDS encoding glycosyltransferase family 4 protein, whose translation MAIPRVLVVTNDFPPTLGGIQTYIRDYLSTLSSTDAHVVVFASTQDDRAAAAFDSTLSYTVVRWPHRVMLPTPGTARKMQQLIRKYQVDTVWFAAAAPLGLMAQAAREAGARRIIASTHGHEVGWSMFPVTRQILRRIGAHVDCLTYVSHYARNRMASAFGSDVAWEPMPGGVDTEFFHPDPQMRDTLRQRYGLADKKVIVAVSRVVPRKGQDSLIEAMPGVLERVPEAHLLIVGPGSYADKLKDRAKKLGIENSVTFTGAVDFDELPGHYCAGDVFALPVRTQAGGLSVEGLGIVFLEAQACGVATVAGNGGGAPETVIDGNTGVVVRGSDKKDLARTLVTLLNDATLRERLGKQGRARVSRAWTWNRLREQLKAVLGGDGRVPPAAAWNVTDPVSGTKSQ comes from the coding sequence ATGGCTATTCCCCGCGTTCTTGTGGTAACAAATGATTTTCCGCCGACTCTCGGCGGCATACAGACGTACATTAGGGACTATCTTTCGACTCTTTCTTCCACGGATGCTCACGTGGTTGTTTTTGCTTCCACTCAGGATGACCGCGCTGCAGCAGCCTTTGATTCAACCCTGAGCTATACGGTTGTTCGTTGGCCTCATAGGGTGATGCTCCCTACGCCTGGGACGGCGCGGAAAATGCAGCAACTAATACGCAAATATCAGGTTGACACAGTGTGGTTTGCGGCGGCGGCCCCACTGGGCCTTATGGCTCAGGCTGCACGTGAAGCGGGGGCGCGCAGGATCATCGCTTCCACACACGGCCACGAGGTTGGCTGGTCAATGTTCCCGGTGACCCGTCAGATCCTGAGACGCATTGGTGCACACGTGGACTGTCTTACCTACGTGTCGCATTACGCACGCAACCGTATGGCGTCTGCTTTTGGTTCCGATGTGGCGTGGGAGCCGATGCCCGGCGGGGTGGATACGGAGTTTTTTCATCCCGACCCGCAGATGCGAGATACGTTACGACAGCGTTATGGTTTAGCGGATAAGAAAGTCATCGTGGCTGTGTCTCGTGTGGTGCCTCGTAAGGGACAGGACAGTTTGATTGAGGCCATGCCTGGCGTGCTGGAACGCGTGCCGGAGGCACATTTGTTGATTGTGGGCCCGGGCTCCTACGCCGACAAACTCAAAGATCGTGCGAAGAAGCTTGGCATAGAGAACTCAGTAACGTTTACAGGTGCGGTGGATTTTGATGAACTCCCTGGGCACTATTGCGCCGGTGATGTCTTCGCTTTGCCAGTCCGTACGCAAGCAGGGGGGTTGAGTGTTGAGGGACTCGGCATTGTCTTTCTCGAAGCGCAGGCTTGTGGTGTGGCGACTGTCGCGGGGAATGGTGGTGGTGCTCCGGAAACTGTGATAGATGGAAATACTGGCGTCGTGGTTAGAGGAAGTGACAAGAAAGACCTGGCGAGAACGTTGGTCACCTTGCTCAACGACGCCACTTTGCGCGAACGGCTAGGCAAGCAGGGACGGGCACGGGTGAGCCGTGCCTGGACGTGGAATAGACTGCGCGAACAATTGAAGGCAGTACTGGGCGGTGACGGCCGAGTTCCTCCGGCGGCCGCTTGGAACGTTACAGACCCCGTATCGGGCACCAAGAGCCAGTAA
- a CDS encoding lysophospholipid acyltransferase family protein translates to MQHNTYWWLKHVFFGPFLWVYNRPFTRGLDKIPDTGAAILASNHLAVMDSFYLPLVAERQLTFLAKKEYFTGTGIIGAVQRWFFTAVNQVPIDRADKESQEAAMATGIDVLNRGEILGMYPEGTRSPDGRLYRGKTGLARVALATGVKVYPVAMIDTEKVNPIGSWIPRPRRCGVYVGDPIDPADFRDAGDEYEQARALTDAIMEALQELSGQEYVKDFYAADVKKSLEAGLGYPQGSEPAAY, encoded by the coding sequence GTGCAGCACAATACCTACTGGTGGTTGAAGCACGTGTTTTTTGGACCTTTTCTATGGGTCTACAACCGCCCTTTCACCAGAGGACTGGACAAGATTCCAGATACGGGTGCGGCGATTTTGGCCTCCAACCACCTCGCCGTCATGGATAGCTTCTACTTGCCCTTGGTCGCTGAGCGTCAGCTGACGTTTCTCGCTAAAAAGGAGTATTTCACCGGCACCGGAATCATAGGCGCCGTGCAGCGGTGGTTTTTTACAGCGGTGAACCAGGTACCGATCGATCGCGCCGACAAGGAATCTCAAGAGGCGGCAATGGCAACGGGGATTGACGTGTTGAACCGCGGTGAGATTTTAGGCATGTATCCGGAGGGAACCCGCAGCCCGGATGGACGTCTCTACCGAGGAAAGACAGGACTGGCTCGAGTGGCTTTGGCCACCGGCGTAAAAGTTTACCCAGTAGCCATGATAGACACGGAGAAAGTTAATCCAATTGGCAGCTGGATACCACGCCCACGGCGTTGCGGTGTCTACGTTGGTGATCCCATCGACCCAGCTGACTTTCGCGATGCGGGAGACGAGTATGAGCAGGCCCGAGCGCTCACCGATGCAATTATGGAAGCACTCCAGGAGTTATCTGGCCAGGAGTATGTCAAGGATTTCTATGCGGCTGACGTGAAGAAGTCTCTAGAAGCAGGTCTCGGATACCCTCAGGGATCCGAGCCGGCTGCCTATTAG
- a CDS encoding cytochrome b: protein MTTKTSRLNKAAKNIDDRYTASGLIRPNINKVFPTHWSFMLGEIALYAFIILLLSGVYLTLFFDPSMSKVIYDGAYAPLNGVEMSAAYHTALNLSFEVRGGLFIRQVHHWAALLFAVSIMVHMFRIFFTGAFRKPREANWVIGCILLLLSVAEGFMGYSLPDDLLSGVGLRIMSAIIVGLPIIGTWLHWIMFAGDFPGEIIIPRLYIAHVLLIPAILLALIAAHLALVWYQKHTQFPGPGRTENNVIGVRILPVFGLKAASFGLITFGVVAFMAGITQINAIWNLGPYNPSQVSAGSQPDIYMLWTDGAARVMPAWELYLGNYTIPAVFWVALLLGLLVVLLFAYPWIEQKMTGDDAHHNLLQRPRDVPTRTAIGVMAITFYVILTISGGNDLLALHFGISLNAMTWLGRIGLVLAPPIAYYVTHRICVGLQRSDREVLEHGIETGTIRQLPSGGFIEVHQPLGGIDEHGHAIPLEYEGAYVPKTLNELGFAGAPGRGSWFSPDPQDIVDQAEDIEHRNHKELKDMYSKLTEKNRKELEGK from the coding sequence ATGACAACTAAGACTTCACGCCTGAACAAGGCGGCTAAGAACATTGATGACCGTTACACGGCATCCGGCCTTATCCGCCCGAACATCAACAAGGTCTTCCCAACTCACTGGTCCTTCATGCTCGGTGAGATCGCGTTGTACGCGTTCATCATCTTGCTGCTATCCGGTGTATACCTGACCTTGTTCTTCGATCCTTCGATGTCGAAGGTTATCTACGACGGCGCATACGCCCCACTCAATGGTGTGGAGATGTCTGCCGCCTACCACACTGCTCTGAATCTCTCATTCGAGGTTCGCGGCGGTCTGTTTATCCGCCAGGTGCACCACTGGGCTGCTCTGCTTTTCGCAGTGTCCATCATGGTTCACATGTTCCGTATCTTCTTTACGGGTGCTTTCCGTAAGCCACGCGAAGCCAACTGGGTTATCGGCTGCATCTTGCTGTTGCTGTCTGTGGCAGAGGGCTTTATGGGCTACTCACTGCCGGACGACTTGCTGTCCGGCGTCGGTCTGCGCATCATGTCCGCAATCATCGTGGGTCTACCCATTATCGGTACCTGGTTGCACTGGATCATGTTCGCCGGCGATTTCCCGGGTGAGATCATCATTCCTCGCCTGTACATTGCCCACGTGCTTTTGATCCCAGCCATTTTGCTGGCTCTGATTGCTGCTCACCTGGCACTGGTGTGGTACCAGAAGCACACGCAGTTCCCCGGGCCTGGTCGTACCGAAAACAACGTTATCGGTGTGCGTATTCTCCCAGTGTTCGGCCTGAAAGCTGCTTCTTTCGGTCTGATCACTTTCGGTGTCGTTGCTTTCATGGCGGGTATTACCCAGATCAACGCCATTTGGAATCTTGGTCCATACAACCCATCTCAGGTTTCCGCAGGTTCTCAGCCGGATATCTACATGCTGTGGACTGACGGTGCAGCGCGTGTCATGCCAGCGTGGGAACTCTACCTGGGTAACTACACCATTCCGGCCGTGTTCTGGGTAGCGTTGCTCCTAGGTCTGCTTGTCGTTCTGCTGTTCGCCTACCCGTGGATTGAGCAGAAGATGACCGGTGACGATGCTCACCACAACCTTTTGCAGCGCCCGCGCGATGTTCCTACTCGTACAGCTATCGGTGTCATGGCAATCACTTTCTATGTGATTTTGACAATCTCCGGTGGTAACGACCTCTTGGCTTTGCACTTTGGTATCTCCTTGAACGCAATGACCTGGTTGGGCCGTATCGGACTGGTTCTTGCCCCACCAATCGCCTACTACGTCACTCACCGTATTTGTGTTGGTCTGCAGCGTAGCGACCGCGAGGTGCTCGAGCACGGTATCGAGACCGGCACGATTCGCCAGCTGCCTTCCGGTGGCTTCATCGAGGTTCACCAGCCTCTGGGCGGCATCGATGAGCACGGCCATGCTATTCCATTGGAGTACGAGGGCGCATACGTTCCGAAGACACTGAATGAGCTGGGCTTCGCTGGTGCTCCTGGTCGTGGTTCGTGGTTCTCTCCGGATCCACAGGACATCGTGGATCAGGCTGAGGACATCGAGCACCGCAACCACAAGGAGCTCAAGGATATGTACTCCAAGCTCACGGAGAAAAACCGCAAGGAGCTTGAAGGCAAGTAG
- a CDS encoding 3'-5' exonuclease, translating to MKHFSGEKFRKSNPRDTLHKSGLSVVVDVETTGLNPEKERIIEIAAIAVTNGQIDGTFHLLVNPERNIPRVVEKLTGIRDADVKDAPAAQAALAEFGKFITAHTSTKNTTTRIIGHNVAFDLAFIHAELHRVGPITAPRQDIRSQFAGSHSSELKRANHLPTHGNDSVKFSNPQSCPDNQPNPANHIPLRRHPGTTNLTFHGQLKDDNVLSSHTDGESIHKLNTCLENCHAVCTAHLARRLIEREQVGRYRLANVARYLNTTHKPSHRALDDVYTTYEVFQALIQLENPLA from the coding sequence GTGAAACACTTCTCCGGTGAGAAATTCCGTAAAAGCAACCCCCGCGACACGCTCCACAAGAGCGGGCTTTCTGTGGTCGTCGACGTAGAGACCACTGGGCTTAATCCCGAAAAAGAACGAATCATCGAAATTGCAGCGATCGCCGTGACAAACGGTCAGATTGATGGAACGTTTCACCTCCTCGTCAATCCTGAGCGAAATATCCCTCGGGTCGTAGAAAAACTCACCGGCATTCGTGATGCGGATGTCAAGGACGCACCGGCTGCGCAAGCCGCCCTTGCCGAGTTCGGTAAGTTCATCACCGCACATACCTCCACCAAGAACACTACAACGCGCATAATCGGGCACAACGTCGCTTTTGATTTGGCTTTCATCCATGCCGAGCTCCACCGCGTGGGCCCAATCACAGCACCACGACAAGATATCCGATCACAGTTCGCTGGCTCCCATAGTTCAGAATTAAAGCGGGCAAATCACCTACCTACACACGGCAATGATTCGGTCAAGTTCAGCAACCCCCAATCTTGTCCGGACAATCAGCCAAACCCGGCTAATCACATCCCATTACGAAGGCACCCTGGAACAACTAACCTGACGTTTCACGGACAATTGAAGGATGACAACGTCCTCTCATCACATACAGACGGAGAGAGCATCCATAAGCTCAACACATGTTTAGAAAACTGCCATGCGGTGTGCACTGCGCATCTTGCACGTCGACTTATTGAGCGAGAACAAGTAGGGCGTTACAGACTAGCCAACGTAGCTCGCTACCTTAACACCACACATAAGCCATCACACCGAGCCCTCGATGATGTTTACACAACGTACGAGGTATTTCAGGCTCTCATCCAACTCGAAAACCCATTGGCATAA
- a CDS encoding ubiquinol-cytochrome c reductase iron-sulfur subunit — translation MSDNNKKQYTKEELDKMSNGELARLGTELDGVTVAYRKERFPIANDPAEKRAGLAVGTYFALSIVFGLAFIATYLFWPWEYKHLGQDGLGWYTLYTPLLGITSGLAIILLGMGCVKYTKTFVPEEISVQTRHDGPSEEVDKRTLVALLNDSWQTSTIGRRPVIAGLAGTGAVLAGLAIILPMGGIIKNPWKPKAMGISGDGTLWTTGWTLANKGEERIYLGRDNGNIAEEHDGHWSTEGVSRLVRMRADDLDAGAMETVFPLPASMVNDGDKYDAHKDVYTEHMHSIHGARNAVMLIRLRHEDAKKAVLRTGQEDFHAGDYFAYSKICTHIGCPTSLYEQQTNRILCPCHQSQFDALHYGKPVFGPAARALPQLPIAVDEEGYMYAKKDFVEPVGPAFWERRS, via the coding sequence GTGAGCGATAACAACAAGAAGCAATACACCAAAGAAGAGCTCGACAAGATGAGCAATGGCGAGCTCGCCCGTTTGGGTACCGAGCTCGACGGCGTAACGGTTGCCTACCGCAAGGAGCGCTTCCCCATCGCCAATGACCCCGCAGAGAAGCGCGCAGGGCTGGCAGTCGGAACCTATTTCGCACTGTCGATCGTTTTCGGCCTAGCTTTTATTGCGACCTATTTGTTCTGGCCATGGGAGTATAAGCACCTTGGCCAGGATGGGTTGGGTTGGTACACCCTGTACACCCCGCTGCTGGGTATTACCTCCGGTCTGGCCATCATCTTGCTGGGCATGGGATGTGTGAAGTACACCAAGACCTTCGTGCCAGAGGAAATTTCCGTACAAACTCGCCACGACGGCCCGTCTGAGGAAGTAGATAAGCGAACCCTCGTAGCACTGCTCAACGATTCTTGGCAGACGTCCACGATCGGTCGTCGTCCAGTGATCGCAGGGCTTGCGGGTACTGGTGCGGTTCTGGCTGGTCTTGCCATCATCCTGCCTATGGGCGGCATTATCAAGAACCCATGGAAGCCAAAGGCCATGGGAATCTCTGGTGACGGTACTCTGTGGACAACCGGCTGGACCTTGGCAAATAAGGGCGAAGAGCGCATCTACCTTGGCCGTGACAACGGTAATATTGCCGAGGAGCATGATGGTCACTGGTCTACGGAGGGTGTATCCCGCCTCGTGCGTATGCGTGCCGATGATCTTGATGCTGGTGCTATGGAGACTGTTTTCCCACTGCCAGCTTCCATGGTCAATGACGGTGATAAGTATGACGCCCACAAGGATGTCTACACGGAGCACATGCACTCTATCCACGGCGCGCGTAATGCCGTGATGTTGATCCGTCTGCGTCACGAGGACGCCAAGAAGGCCGTCCTGCGCACTGGGCAGGAAGACTTCCACGCCGGCGATTACTTCGCCTACTCGAAGATTTGTACTCACATTGGCTGCCCTACTTCCTTGTACGAGCAGCAAACTAACCGAATCCTCTGCCCTTGCCACCAGTCGCAGTTTGATGCGCTGCACTACGGCAAGCCAGTCTTCGGCCCGGCAGCGCGTGCTTTGCCTCAGCTGCCAATCGCCGTGGATGAAGAGGGCTACATGTACGCCAAGAAGGACTTCGTTGAGCCTGTTGGCCCTGCTTTCTGGGAGCGTCGCTCATGA
- a CDS encoding ROK family protein, translating to MATQPVTIGVDIGGTNLRAAVIDRQGTMVDTEQLPTPSSVGALEKALTMVVDTLRQRHPQITAVGLAVAGFITSDQTTVRFAPHLPWRNAEITTRLSKLWDIPVVLEHDANSAAWGEYILGAAQNTRNTVLFALGTGIGGAVIIDGKIYRGAYGVAPEFGHLTVVPGGRACPCGKRGCLERYCSGSALPLTAQDYIALGAHPESKFSQEFANKPEEITGRVVVRMAREGDPLALAVLKDMATWLGKGLSLVQDVFDPELIVLSGGVARDADLLIDRAEAVLHHSVVGAGHRPISRVVSGELGSEAGMIGVAMLAHERANSDVEDK from the coding sequence ATGGCGACGCAGCCAGTGACGATCGGGGTGGACATTGGAGGAACAAACCTCCGTGCCGCCGTCATCGATCGTCAGGGCACCATGGTGGATACCGAGCAGCTGCCAACACCCAGTTCCGTAGGGGCGTTGGAAAAAGCCTTGACGATGGTAGTCGATACGCTGCGTCAGCGGCATCCACAGATCACGGCAGTGGGGTTGGCTGTCGCGGGATTCATCACCTCTGACCAAACTACCGTCCGGTTTGCACCCCACCTGCCATGGCGGAACGCGGAAATTACTACCCGTTTATCGAAGCTATGGGATATACCGGTAGTTCTCGAACACGATGCCAACTCCGCAGCATGGGGCGAATACATTCTCGGTGCAGCCCAAAACACACGAAACACCGTGCTCTTTGCCTTGGGAACCGGAATCGGTGGCGCTGTCATCATCGATGGGAAGATTTACCGTGGTGCCTACGGAGTGGCTCCTGAATTTGGTCATCTCACCGTCGTGCCCGGTGGCAGGGCATGCCCATGTGGAAAACGGGGGTGCTTGGAGCGCTATTGCTCCGGTTCAGCGCTGCCCCTAACCGCCCAGGACTATATCGCGCTCGGTGCACACCCCGAGTCGAAATTCTCTCAGGAATTTGCGAATAAGCCGGAAGAGATTACGGGACGCGTAGTGGTCCGCATGGCTCGCGAAGGCGACCCACTGGCTTTAGCGGTGTTAAAGGATATGGCTACCTGGTTGGGTAAGGGATTATCCCTGGTCCAAGACGTGTTTGACCCAGAACTCATTGTGTTGTCCGGTGGTGTTGCCCGCGATGCCGATCTTTTGATCGACCGCGCAGAGGCTGTACTGCATCACTCGGTTGTAGGTGCTGGTCATCGACCGATCTCGCGCGTTGTTTCCGGGGAATTGGGTAGTGAGGCCGGTATGATCGGCGTGGCAATGCTTGCGCACGAGCGCGCTAATTCTGACGTAGAGGACAAGTAG
- a CDS encoding C40 family peptidase — MSISSLRFRRPLTHALGAGLLSIAVGASVVPVTHADPAQSSEASSATNAAPSEKEIEDLLNAPIPQDFDGLLSHMKQISRVAGATNEEVVQISEELKNADKDVKAARNAQESSKRKAAAAQKKLAASRVNVADIAQAKYRGATIDPVSAVAGASGPQAAMERSSYMNSLQDKNIRYLDTLDQDLQEAASANSDANISKFKADYRVNYLTARQTELDERTTQLDRLSGEIMHIVDGFSPADRKRWVDSNGPINVDVKAFLAGLEKKADGASTGDNDKAGNYAGAVAAAMSKIGAPYGWGAAGPDVFDCSGLMYWAYQQIGVSIPRTSSAQIAGGTPVSLDALQPGDIIGYYPGITHVGMYIGDGKVVHAADYGIPVQVVPLNSMPISGAARY, encoded by the coding sequence GTGTCCATCTCTTCACTTCGCTTCCGTCGCCCTCTCACGCATGCTCTCGGCGCCGGTCTTTTGAGCATCGCCGTCGGTGCTTCCGTCGTTCCCGTCACACACGCGGATCCTGCGCAGTCTTCCGAAGCATCTTCTGCTACAAATGCAGCTCCATCGGAGAAGGAGATTGAGGACCTCCTCAACGCTCCAATACCGCAGGACTTCGACGGACTTCTGTCTCATATGAAGCAGATTTCTCGAGTCGCGGGTGCGACCAACGAAGAGGTTGTGCAGATTTCAGAGGAATTGAAAAACGCTGACAAGGACGTGAAGGCTGCTCGCAACGCCCAAGAATCCTCAAAGCGTAAAGCGGCAGCAGCCCAGAAGAAGCTGGCAGCGTCTCGAGTGAATGTGGCTGATATTGCGCAGGCAAAGTACCGTGGCGCAACTATCGACCCAGTGTCGGCCGTAGCCGGTGCTTCCGGGCCACAAGCCGCCATGGAGCGGAGCTCCTACATGAATAGTCTCCAGGACAAGAACATCCGCTACCTGGATACCTTGGATCAAGACCTGCAGGAAGCTGCTTCAGCTAACTCCGACGCCAACATCTCTAAGTTCAAAGCGGATTACCGTGTGAATTATCTGACTGCCCGACAGACTGAGTTAGATGAGCGCACAACACAGTTGGACCGTCTCAGCGGCGAGATTATGCACATCGTGGACGGTTTCAGCCCCGCTGATCGTAAACGCTGGGTGGATAGCAATGGGCCGATCAACGTCGATGTCAAAGCCTTCTTAGCTGGACTCGAAAAGAAAGCCGATGGGGCTTCCACGGGCGACAATGATAAGGCCGGCAACTATGCAGGGGCAGTAGCAGCCGCGATGTCCAAGATCGGTGCTCCTTATGGGTGGGGTGCCGCAGGACCAGATGTATTCGATTGCTCTGGTTTGATGTATTGGGCTTATCAACAAATCGGCGTGAGCATACCGCGAACCTCCTCTGCCCAGATTGCCGGAGGTACCCCAGTGAGCCTGGATGCGCTCCAGCCGGGTGACATCATTGGTTACTATCCAGGCATCACCCACGTTGGTATGTACATCGGTGATGGCAAAGTGGTTCACGCCGCCGATTACGGCATTCCAGTTCAGGTGGTGCCGTTGAATTCAATGCCGATTTCCGGCGCTGCTCGTTACTAA